AGTTGGCAAGCCTCTTGAGGTGAGTGGTCTAACTGATTATGTAAAAGAGCCGTATCATTCTACGGCAGTTGGTTTACTTCATTACGCACGAGACAGTCAGATTAACGAAGATACTGAATATAACGAGCCAAAGCGTCAGCCAGTAAGTTCGTTATTTGATCGCTTGCGTAATTGGATACAAAAAGAGTTTTAACCTGAGCAGCAGGAAAAACGGAGATAACACATGTTTGAACCGATGATGGAAATGTCTGACGATGCGGTAATTAAAGTCGTTGGGGTTGGTGGCGGTGGCGGTAATGCCGTTGAACACATGGTACGTGAGTCCATTGAAGGTGTTGAATTCATCAGCATCAACACTGATGCTCAAGCACTGCGTAAGACAAGCGTAAACAGCGTCATCCAAATTGGTGGCGACATGACAAAGGGTCTTGGTGCGGGTGCAAACCCACAAGTGGGACGTGACGCTGCTCTCGAAGATCGCGATAGAATTAAAGAATCTATCTTTGGCGCCGATATGGTGTTTATCGCAGCTGGTATGGGTGGTGGCACAGGTACAGGTGCGGCACCAGTTATCGCTGAAGTTGCAAAAGAGTTAGGTATCCTAACGGTTGCAGTAGTGACAAAACCATTTAGCTTCGAAGGTAAGAAGCGTATGGCGTTTGCGGAACAAGGTATCGAAGAGCTGTCAAAGCATGTTGACTCTCTTATTACTATTCCAAACGAAAAGCTACTTAAAGTTCTTGGTCGTGGCATTACACTGCTAGAAGCTTTTGCAAGTGCAAACGATGTGTTGAAGAACGCGGTGCAAGGTATCGCGGAACTGATCACTCGCCCAGGCATGATCAACGTCGACTTTGCTGACGTACGCACAGTAATGTCAGAAATGGGTCACGCAATGATGGGTAGCGGCGTTGCGAAAGGTGAAGACCGAGCGGAAGAAGCGGCAGAGATGGCTATCTCAAGCCCACTTCTAGAAGACATCGATCTTGCCGGCGCACGTGGTGTACTTGTCAATATCACAGCAGGTCTTGATATGCGTCTTGATGAGTTTGAAACTGTCGGTAACACAGTGAAAGCTTTCGCATCAGACAACGCAACCGTGGTTATTGGTACGTCACTTGACCCTGACATGGCGGATGAAATTCGTGTTACAGTGGTAGCAACAGGTATTGGTAACGAGAAGAAACCTGACATTACGTTAGTAGCAGGCGGAAAAGCGAAAGTTGCACCAGTGGCGCAACCTCAGTCACCAGTTGCAACACAACAACCAGCAGCGGTAAAAGTAGAAGAGAAACCGGCACAAACATTGCAAGAGAAACCACAAGTCGCTTCTCAACCGGCAACTCAATCTACATCAGCAAGCAATGGTTCAGGCCAAAGCACGGCACCGAAAGTAGAAAAAGATGGCTATCTAGACATCCCTGCCTTCTTACGTCGTCAAGCTGATTAATTGTGTCAAAATTTGACACGGATCGAAAATGTGATACGATGCGCGACCGATGATTATATCGTCCGCGATTTGTAGCACCATTACTGAGGCAAGTAGATGATCAGACAACGTACTCTGAAAGAAATAGTGAAAACGACCGGTGTAGGCTTACACTCAGGGCGTAAAGTAACTTTGACTCTTCGCCCAGCTGCTGCAAACACCGGTGTGATTTACCGTCGAACAGACGTGAATCCACCTGTGGATTTTCCTGCGGATCCAGAATCTGTTCGCGATACCATGCTGTGTACCGCACTTGTGAACGACCAAGGTATTCGTATCTCAACAGTAGAGCATTTGAATGCAGCTCTTGCTGGCATGGGTATCGACAACGTGATTATCGAAGTTGATGCACCTGAAATTCCAATTATGGATGGCAGTGCTAGCCCTTTTGTCTTCTTGCTACAACAAGCAGGCATCGAAGAGCAAAATGCAGCAAAACGCTTTATTCGTATTAAGAAACCAGTTCGCTTTGAAGATGGCGATAAATGGGCCGAGTTTGTGCCTTTCAATGGTTTCCGTATGGACTTTGAGATTGAGTTTAATCATCCTGCTATTGAGTCGGATGAACAGCGTTTGGTGTTTGACTTCTCGTCTAAAGGTTTCGTTAAAGAGATTTCACGTGCGCGTACTTTCGGCTTTATGCGTGATATCGAGTACTTACAATCGCAAAACCTAGTGTTGGGTGGTAGTTTTGACAATGCAATCGTGTTGGATGATTACCGTATTCTCAACGAAGAAGGTCTGCGTTTTGAAAATGAGTTCGTTACTCACAAAGTACTGGATGCGATTGGCGATCTTTATATGTGTGGCCACCCAATTATTGGTGAATTCCGTGCTTTTAAATCCGGTCACGGTTTGAACAACCAACTACTTCGTGCAGTGCTTGCTGATCAAGAAGCGTGGGAGTGGGTAACGTTCGAACAAGAAGAAGTCTCTCCAGTCGCATTTGCAGAACCAAACATGGTTTTAGCATAAGCAGCTTAGATGAGAAAAAACCAGGCTAACAGCCTGGTTTTTTTATGCCTTTTTTTTGTCTGCCATTTGCGCCAAACTCTCTAAGCGAGCTTTGACTTTGGGCGAAGCGCCGTGAGAAATCGCTTTTAAATATTCCGCAGCGGTATTAGAAATAGGGTCGCGTCGCTTGGCTGGTTGTGATTTTTCGCTGGCCTTGGTTCGATAAAGATCGGGATTGATCTGCACTTCAACCGCAATTAATCGAGCGAATCCTTGCCCACGAAGTTGGTTAAGAATGTTCAAGCGATCGTAGTTGATCTTCATCATCAGAGCGGCACTGGCCACTTCGATAACCAGATGATTGTCACGCAAGTTTGCCACGCGGCAATGATCCGCCGTATTTTTCGGTAGGATCGTTTTCAGCAGCTTATTGATCGTCATGATCTCTTCTGCATGCTGTTGTAATTTCGCAAAGCGGGAGTCTGAGATAATCTCATTTCCCAACGTTGGGCGATGGTCGCGCATGACTAACCCTTGGTTTGTTTATTCACCTTATATTTTAGCTAAGCGCTTTGGCGACGAATAGTCTTTTAGCGGATAAACTTGCGTCGGTCGTCGACAAAAAATCACAAATGCTTCAAACAATTCAATAAGAGATTGGTTGTTGAGGGCAAAAGACCTTACACTACTCCGTTATTAATATGATTTAACGCCTTGAAAATCTAAGTTCTCACCACAATATCTGTGATTAATGATTTAACACAGTATTCTTAGTTCAAAACTGAAAGAGACTGAAGGCATTAAGTAGAGATCGTGCCGATCGATTGATAGAGAGATTCACACAAGATGATAACTAAGCTACTGACAAAGATTATTGGCAGTCGCAACGACAGAACACTGCGTCGCCTGAGAAAAATTGTAAAAGAAATCAATAACTATGAGCCAACGTTTGAAGCTCTATCTGACGAAGAACTAAAAGCAAAAACGGTCGAGTTCCGCCAACGCTTAGAACAAGGTGAAGACTTAGATAAGTTGCTGCCTGAAGCATTTGCAACCGTACGTGAAGCATCGAAGCGTGTATATGGTATGCGTCACTTCGATGTACAGCTTATCGGTGGTATGGTACTTAACGCGGGTCAAATCGCAGAGATGCGTACTGGTGAAGGTAAAACCCTGACCGCAACATTGCCAGCATACTTAAACGCGCTGCCAGGCAAAGGGGTTCACATCGTTACGGTGAACGACTATCTTGCCAAGCGTGACGCGGAAACAAACCGCCCACTCTTTGAATTCCTAGGTATGACTGTTGGCGTAAACGTGCCAAACATGCCGCCTCAAGAGAAAAAAGAAGCTTACCAAGCTGATATTCTTTACGGTACAAACAACGAATTTGGTTTTGACTACCTACGTGACAACATGGCATTCCGTGTTGAAGACCGCGTACAACGTGAACGCTTCTTTGCGGTAGTCGATGAAGTGGACTCGATTCTAATCGATGAAGCTCGTACACCACTTATCATTTCTGGTCCTGCAGAGGATAGCTCAGAGCTATACACTCGCATCAACACTCTAATCCCACATCTGCAAAAACAAGATCAGGAAGACTCAGAAGAGTACCGTGGTGATGGTCACTACACGGTTGATGAGAAATCTAAGCAAGTGCATCTTACTGAAACAGGCCAAGAGTTTGTTGAAGAGTTGATGATTAAGAACGGCTTGATGGAAGAGGGTGATACTCTTTACTCACCAGCGAATATCAGCCTGTTACATCACGTTAATGCTGCGCTACGTGCCCACGTCTTGTTTGAAATTAACGTTGACTACATCGTTAACGAACAAGGTGAAGTGGTCATTGTTGATGAACACACGGGTCGTACAATGCCGGGTCGTCGTTGGTCTGAAGGTCTTCACCAAGCGGTGGAAGCCAAAGAAGGCGTTAAGATCCAAAATGAAAACCAAACACTGGCATCGATTACCTTCCAGAACTACTTCCGTCTTTACGAAAAACTGTCAGGTATGACAGGTACAGCGGATACAGAAGCATTCGAATTCCAATCTATCTACGGTTTGGAAACAGTGGTTATCCCAACCAACAAACCAATGATTCGCGACGATATGCCAGATGTGGTGTACCGTACTGAGCAAGAAAAATTTGCCGCAATTATTGAAGATATCAAAGAGCGCGTTGCTAAAGGTCAACCATCGCTAGTGGGTACCGTGTCGATTGAAAAGTCTGAGCTACTTTCCAATGCACTGAAAAAGGCCAACATTAAGCACAACGTATTGAACGCGAAATTCCACGAGAAAGAAGCGGAAATCGTAGCAGAAGCAGGTACACCTGGTGCAGTCACTATCGCTACTAACATGGCGGGTCGTGGTACCGATATCGTGCTTGGTGGTAGCTGGCAAGCGAAGGTTGAACAGCTAAGCAACCCAACGCAAGAGCAAATTGATACCATCAAAGCAGAATGGCGCGTAGTACATGACCAAGTGCTTGAGTCTGGTGGTCTACACATCATCGGTACTGAACGTCATGAATCTCGTCGTATCGATAACCAGCTTCGTGGTCGTTCTGGTCGTCAAGGTGACGCAGGTTCTTCACGTTTCTACCTATCAATGGAAGATGCGCTGCTACGTATCTTTACTTCTGATCGTATGGCTAGCCTTATCCAAAGTGGTATGGAAGAAGGTGAAGCAATCGAATCGAAGATGCTTTCTCGCTCAATTGAAAAAGCACAGCGTAAAGTAGAAGGTCGTAACTTTGATATTCGTAAACAGCTACTTGAGTACGATGACGTTGCAAATGATCAGCGTAAAGTAGTTTATGAGTTGCGTGATGAGCTAATGAGCGTTGAAGACATTAGCGAGATGATTGAGCAAAACCGTTTTGATGTGATCAACGCAATTATTGACGAATATATCCCGCCACAATCTCTTGAAGAAATGTGGGATGTACAAGGTCTGCAAGATCGTCTGAAAAATGACTTCGATCTTGATGCGCCAGTGAAAGAGTGGCTAGAAGCGGACGACAAGCTATACGAAGAAGCGCTGCGCGAGAAGATCGTCAATCAAGCGATTGAAGTATACAACGCTAAAGAAGAAGTGGTTGGTGCACAAGTACTACGCAACTTCGAAAAATCAGTCATGCTGCAAACGCTTGATACACTGTGGAAAGAGCACCTAGCGGCGATGGACCACCTACGCCAAGGTATCCATCTACGTGGTTACGCACAGAAAAACCCGAAACAAGAGTACAAGCGTGAGTCGTTTGAACTGTTTGAAGGTCTGCTAGACTCGCTGAAAACGGATGTTATTACAGTGCTTTCGCGCGTTCGAGTTCAACAGCAAGAAGAAGTTGAACGTATGGAAGAGCAACGTCGTGCACAAGCTGAAGCGGCAGCTCGCCATGCTCAAGCACAGCACGCAACAGCTGAAAACCAACTTGCTGATGGCGAAGATAATGCTGAAGCAGGTGCTCAACAGCCAGTGGTACGTGATGAGCGTAAAGTAGGCCGTAATGAGCCATGTCCATGTGGTAGCGGCAAAAAATACAAGCAGTGCCACGGCAAGATTAATTAAAGCGTTACTGTAACGGCTGATTACAGCGTTAGCGATGCTCATTTACAGATGTAAACTGCGCGTCGCTGCCTTGTTCTAAGCCATTACAGCTTAAGCTTAATCAATCTTAGTATTTGGTTAGCTTCAAGAAACTTAGGTATTGTATGAAGAGTCGCTTAGGGCGGCTCTTTTTTTAGGTAAAATTTGTGCTTGGCTATTGGTAGTGTGTCTTGTAGCGAAGTCACTATTTATGTCATTGCTTGTCGTGAAGTGACTACCCGCGTCATTCCCTATAGCGAGGAATGAAGTCACTATTTGTCATTCCCTAAAGCGAAGAATGAGCGTAGTAGGGAATCTGGTTTTACGTGCAAGCGTGCTGTTGTCTTTGCGTCTTCATGAGGATGCATGGCCAGTTAAGCATTCTAATTTGGGGAATTTTCACATGAAGCGTATTCATATCGTAGCGGCAGT
This is a stretch of genomic DNA from Vibrio panuliri. It encodes these proteins:
- the lpxC gene encoding UDP-3-O-acyl-N-acetylglucosamine deacetylase — encoded protein: MIRQRTLKEIVKTTGVGLHSGRKVTLTLRPAAANTGVIYRRTDVNPPVDFPADPESVRDTMLCTALVNDQGIRISTVEHLNAALAGMGIDNVIIEVDAPEIPIMDGSASPFVFLLQQAGIEEQNAAKRFIRIKKPVRFEDGDKWAEFVPFNGFRMDFEIEFNHPAIESDEQRLVFDFSSKGFVKEISRARTFGFMRDIEYLQSQNLVLGGSFDNAIVLDDYRILNEEGLRFENEFVTHKVLDAIGDLYMCGHPIIGEFRAFKSGHGLNNQLLRAVLADQEAWEWVTFEQEEVSPVAFAEPNMVLA
- the ftsZ gene encoding cell division protein FtsZ yields the protein MFEPMMEMSDDAVIKVVGVGGGGGNAVEHMVRESIEGVEFISINTDAQALRKTSVNSVIQIGGDMTKGLGAGANPQVGRDAALEDRDRIKESIFGADMVFIAAGMGGGTGTGAAPVIAEVAKELGILTVAVVTKPFSFEGKKRMAFAEQGIEELSKHVDSLITIPNEKLLKVLGRGITLLEAFASANDVLKNAVQGIAELITRPGMINVDFADVRTVMSEMGHAMMGSGVAKGEDRAEEAAEMAISSPLLEDIDLAGARGVLVNITAGLDMRLDEFETVGNTVKAFASDNATVVIGTSLDPDMADEIRVTVVATGIGNEKKPDITLVAGGKAKVAPVAQPQSPVATQQPAAVKVEEKPAQTLQEKPQVASQPATQSTSASNGSGQSTAPKVEKDGYLDIPAFLRRQAD
- the secA gene encoding preprotein translocase subunit SecA, with the protein product MITKLLTKIIGSRNDRTLRRLRKIVKEINNYEPTFEALSDEELKAKTVEFRQRLEQGEDLDKLLPEAFATVREASKRVYGMRHFDVQLIGGMVLNAGQIAEMRTGEGKTLTATLPAYLNALPGKGVHIVTVNDYLAKRDAETNRPLFEFLGMTVGVNVPNMPPQEKKEAYQADILYGTNNEFGFDYLRDNMAFRVEDRVQRERFFAVVDEVDSILIDEARTPLIISGPAEDSSELYTRINTLIPHLQKQDQEDSEEYRGDGHYTVDEKSKQVHLTETGQEFVEELMIKNGLMEEGDTLYSPANISLLHHVNAALRAHVLFEINVDYIVNEQGEVVIVDEHTGRTMPGRRWSEGLHQAVEAKEGVKIQNENQTLASITFQNYFRLYEKLSGMTGTADTEAFEFQSIYGLETVVIPTNKPMIRDDMPDVVYRTEQEKFAAIIEDIKERVAKGQPSLVGTVSIEKSELLSNALKKANIKHNVLNAKFHEKEAEIVAEAGTPGAVTIATNMAGRGTDIVLGGSWQAKVEQLSNPTQEQIDTIKAEWRVVHDQVLESGGLHIIGTERHESRRIDNQLRGRSGRQGDAGSSRFYLSMEDALLRIFTSDRMASLIQSGMEEGEAIESKMLSRSIEKAQRKVEGRNFDIRKQLLEYDDVANDQRKVVYELRDELMSVEDISEMIEQNRFDVINAIIDEYIPPQSLEEMWDVQGLQDRLKNDFDLDAPVKEWLEADDKLYEEALREKIVNQAIEVYNAKEEVVGAQVLRNFEKSVMLQTLDTLWKEHLAAMDHLRQGIHLRGYAQKNPKQEYKRESFELFEGLLDSLKTDVITVLSRVRVQQQEEVERMEEQRRAQAEAAARHAQAQHATAENQLADGEDNAEAGAQQPVVRDERKVGRNEPCPCGSGKKYKQCHGKIN
- a CDS encoding DUF721 domain-containing protein, whose translation is MRDHRPTLGNEIISDSRFAKLQQHAEEIMTINKLLKTILPKNTADHCRVANLRDNHLVIEVASAALMMKINYDRLNILNQLRGQGFARLIAVEVQINPDLYRTKASEKSQPAKRRDPISNTAAEYLKAISHGASPKVKARLESLAQMADKKKA